A genomic stretch from Phycisphaerae bacterium includes:
- a CDS encoding thrombospondin type 3 repeat-containing protein encodes MSHLVRRGAFILPLCIVAVVGRARAVGPDIIVGELDGITRWGREGDITAYSVGTHSCNIGDADMAWEEDTNAHPVIAQNMYRLKAGRFEQIGQSWIKHGLIALNTNLCSTCPDPQIAPQLHPGCSDPYSSGLNGRQDKLGPRAEVNASTGAFPGPPPPPPGALTLIDRRLQVQDADLEPDLNAGASYFVESLYIAADDAAAGNDDNNASYRRVTVSEPNESMYMVALAGTTQRQKAAIQAWAEMDATVAIAFVDVAGDGRLIVAGKVTELPDGFWEYEYAVENLNSDRSMGTFGVALHDATSVEAVGFHDVDYHSGEPFDGTDWEPSRPTGMLLWTTTGHDVNPNANALRWGTLYNFRFRTNSPPTSNAEVALGLFKPGTPTSVTATIVGPAAWPVDCNTNTIPDYLEIQENPLLDCDTNGYLDECDAATGLPDCNGNGSWDACDIAGGSSDDCDSDRIPDECEIPVGSPAAGGPFFCTTACDPDCNSNGVPDSCDIASLADADCNSNGIPDSCDIAGMLEDDCNTNGVPDSCEIAAGTSNDCNTNQIPDGCEIAAHPEFDCNGNSFLDECDVDRDGDSYPDDCDNCPEAANAGQEDGDGDGLGDVCDSEPPPPPGGLPSGACCGTGSEAALGFLAGLGVCGFRWRRRPGRPAPS; translated from the coding sequence GTGTCGCATCTCGTCCGGCGCGGGGCTTTTATTTTACCGTTATGCATCGTTGCCGTCGTCGGCCGCGCGCGCGCGGTCGGTCCGGACATTATTGTGGGCGAACTTGACGGCATTACCCGCTGGGGGCGCGAGGGGGATATCACCGCGTATTCCGTCGGGACGCATTCGTGCAACATCGGCGATGCGGACATGGCATGGGAGGAAGACACCAACGCGCATCCCGTCATCGCGCAGAACATGTATCGGCTCAAAGCGGGCCGGTTCGAACAGATCGGGCAGTCATGGATCAAGCATGGCCTGATCGCCCTGAACACCAATCTGTGCAGCACGTGTCCGGACCCGCAGATTGCTCCCCAACTGCATCCCGGCTGTTCCGATCCGTATTCGTCGGGCTTGAACGGCCGGCAGGACAAACTGGGTCCGCGCGCGGAGGTGAATGCCTCGACGGGCGCTTTTCCGGGACCGCCGCCGCCGCCGCCGGGGGCGTTGACGTTAATCGATCGGCGGCTGCAGGTGCAAGACGCGGACCTCGAGCCGGATTTGAACGCGGGGGCGTCTTACTTTGTGGAGAGTTTGTACATCGCGGCGGACGACGCGGCGGCGGGGAATGACGACAACAATGCCTCGTATCGGCGGGTGACGGTCAGCGAGCCGAACGAAAGCATGTACATGGTGGCGCTGGCGGGAACGACGCAGCGGCAAAAAGCGGCGATCCAGGCGTGGGCGGAAATGGATGCGACCGTGGCGATCGCATTCGTTGACGTTGCGGGAGATGGGCGGTTGATCGTGGCGGGCAAGGTGACGGAGCTGCCGGATGGATTTTGGGAATACGAGTATGCGGTGGAGAATCTGAACTCCGACCGGTCGATGGGGACGTTCGGCGTCGCGCTTCATGACGCCACGTCGGTGGAGGCGGTGGGGTTTCACGACGTCGATTACCACAGCGGAGAGCCGTTCGACGGGACGGACTGGGAGCCGTCGCGGCCGACGGGAATGCTCCTTTGGACGACGACGGGGCACGACGTGAACCCAAACGCCAACGCGCTACGCTGGGGGACTCTCTACAACTTTCGCTTTCGGACGAACAGCCCACCGACGTCGAACGCGGAGGTGGCGCTGGGGCTGTTCAAGCCGGGGACTCCGACTTCCGTGACGGCGACGATCGTCGGTCCGGCGGCGTGGCCGGTGGATTGCAACACGAATACGATCCCCGATTATCTGGAGATTCAGGAGAACCCGCTGCTGGACTGCGATACGAACGGGTACCTGGATGAATGCGACGCGGCTACGGGGCTACCAGATTGCAATGGCAACGGGTCATGGGATGCCTGCGATATCGCCGGGGGATCGAGCGATGACTGCGATTCCGATCGAATTCCGGATGAATGCGAGATTCCGGTCGGCAGCCCGGCCGCGGGCGGGCCGTTTTTCTGCACCACCGCCTGTGATCCGGATTGCAACAGCAACGGCGTGCCGGATTCGTGCGACATCGCGAGCCTCGCCGATGCGGATTGCAACTCGAACGGTATCCCGGACTCGTGCGACATTGCGGGAATGCTGGAGGACGATTGCAACACGAACGGCGTGCCGGACTCGTGCGAGATCGCGGCGGGCACGAGCAACGACTGCAACACGAACCAGATCCCGGATGGTTGCGAGATTGCCGCTCACCCCGAATTCGATTGCAACGGAAACAGCTTTCTCGACGAGTGCGACGTGGATCGAGACGGCGACTCTTATCCCGACGATTGCGACAACTGTCCCGAGGCCGCGAACGCGGGGCAGGAGGATGGTGATGGGGACGGCCTCGGCGATGTTTGCGACAGCGAACCGCCTCCGCCGCCCGGAGGACTCCCCAGTGGCGCTTGCTGCGGGACCGGCTCTGAGGCGGCCTTGGGCTTCCTGGCGGGGTTGGGCGTCTGCGGATTTCGGTGGCGACGGCGGCCGGGGCGGCCTGCGCCATCGTAA
- a CDS encoding sodium:proton antiporter, producing MVADSMGNIPGLMWVAPFAALLLCIAILPLIPRTEGWWHHNKNKLIVALGLGAVTLAYYYFRGYGFGEGDHTAPAGWPTVGEVLHHGVLREYVPFMSLLFSLYVISGGIGVRGDIPAHPLTNVAFLATGSVLASLIGTTGASMLLIRPLLATNSERHRVTHTVVFFIFLVSNVGGTLLPIGDPPLFIGYLRGVPFLWTLVLWKEWAFVTAALLVIYYFWDRSAYRHEKRRDIQRDERMVKKLAIVGKINFLWLAGVLLATALLDPKKPMAGTNWTPYPFLREFVQLGLVMLSLLMTPRIVRKENNFNYTAIVEVAVLFIGIFLCMQVPIEILNARGASLGLDSPAKFFWATGTLSSFLDNAPTYVVFFETANAMTHAPGPGILQLLSGHYIRQDLLVGISLGAVFMGAMTYIGNGPNFMVRSIAEHAGVKMPSFFGYMVYSGFILLPLFAVVTRIFLWG from the coding sequence ATGGTCGCAGATTCAATGGGGAACATCCCCGGGCTTATGTGGGTGGCCCCCTTTGCGGCGCTGCTCTTGTGCATCGCGATCCTGCCGCTCATCCCGCGGACGGAGGGGTGGTGGCATCACAATAAGAACAAGCTGATCGTGGCGTTGGGTTTGGGGGCCGTCACGCTGGCGTACTATTACTTTCGAGGATACGGGTTCGGCGAGGGGGACCATACCGCGCCGGCGGGATGGCCAACCGTCGGCGAGGTCCTGCACCACGGCGTCCTGCGAGAATACGTCCCGTTCATGTCGCTGCTGTTTTCGCTGTACGTGATCTCGGGCGGGATCGGAGTTCGAGGAGACATTCCGGCGCATCCGTTGACGAATGTGGCGTTTCTGGCGACCGGCAGCGTGCTGGCGAGCCTGATCGGAACGACCGGGGCGTCGATGCTGCTGATCCGGCCGCTCCTGGCGACGAATTCGGAACGGCATCGTGTGACCCATACGGTCGTTTTTTTCATATTCCTCGTGAGCAACGTCGGCGGGACGCTTCTGCCGATCGGCGATCCGCCGCTGTTCATCGGTTACCTGCGCGGCGTGCCGTTTCTCTGGACGCTCGTGCTTTGGAAAGAGTGGGCGTTCGTGACGGCGGCGCTCCTGGTCATCTACTACTTCTGGGATCGCTCGGCCTATCGGCATGAAAAACGCCGCGATATTCAGCGCGATGAGCGGATGGTGAAAAAGCTCGCGATCGTCGGCAAGATCAACTTCCTGTGGCTGGCCGGGGTGCTCCTGGCCACGGCTCTGCTTGATCCGAAGAAACCGATGGCCGGCACAAACTGGACGCCCTATCCGTTTCTTCGAGAGTTTGTGCAACTGGGGCTGGTCATGCTGTCTCTGTTGATGACGCCGCGAATCGTACGCAAGGAGAACAACTTCAATTACACGGCGATCGTCGAAGTGGCGGTCCTGTTCATCGGCATCTTTCTGTGTATGCAGGTTCCGATCGAGATTCTTAACGCGCGGGGGGCGAGCCTGGGGCTGGACAGCCCGGCGAAGTTCTTCTGGGCGACGGGGACGCTGTCGAGCTTTCTGGACAACGCGCCGACGTATGTCGTGTTCTTTGAAACGGCCAACGCGATGACGCATGCGCCGGGACCGGGGATTCTTCAACTTTTGAGCGGGCACTACATCCGTCAGGATTTGCTGGTGGGGATTTCGCTGGGGGCGGTGTTCATGGGGGCGATGACGTACATTGGGAACGGTCCCAATTTCATGGTGCGTTCGATCGCGGAGCACGCGGGGGTGAAGATGCCGAGCTTTTTCGGGTACATGGTTTACAGCGGGTTTATCCTGCTGCCGCTGTTTGCGGTCGTGACGCGGATTTTCTTGTGGGGATAG
- a CDS encoding thrombospondin type 3 repeat-containing protein, whose protein sequence is MSTRIIPRIAIAIHCALFLTTSTLAGPNTDTDGVPDGLSASDWSSIRAAYDANLHAAFAVEGDYHAHNPGQQWQTRFDGRGFVSTPDAGGWSWGLELSCMGREGAERSMKEPARIQADGQHVRYEWDDELTEWYVNDARGLEHGYTVHQRPDGGADLLRFTLAVRGNLHPRVDRDGRSVTFFSASGEAVVNYGGLTALDADSAHVSAWFEQAGDSLRLTVDDKGARYPLVIDPVAQQAYLKASNTNTNDNFGVAVAISGDTVVIGTISEDSDATGVNGNQTNNNAGDAGAAYVFIRNGSTWSQQAYLKASNTGASDNFGSSLALSGDTLVIGASGEDSSAVGVDGNQADNGATGSGAAYVFVRNGATWTQQAYLKASNTGASDRFGSSVAVSGDTIVVGAPLEDSSAAGVDGNQADNSANGSGAAYVFVRNGATWTQQAYLKASNTEVQDQFGSSVGLSDDTIAVGALLEDSNATGVDGNQGDNSAFGSGAAYVFVRSGTTWSQQAYLKASNTEANDGFGGSVAVSAQTVVVGAANESSIATGVNGNQADNSASASGAAYVFFRNGTTWAQQAYLKASNTGASDNFGRAVGASGDTVVVGAMFEDSIATGVDGNQNNNDAQVSGAAYVFVRNDTIWNQKAYLKASNTEPGDQFGYSVAVSGDNVVVGALLEDSNAVGVNGNQANNSGSQSGAAYVFVCVGLDTDSDGHGDTCDNCPTVFNPGQVDCDGDGTGDACDPEPYPDTDSDGFVDPCDNCPTVFNPGQEDCNSDETGDACETHSDGDGIEDDCDNCDLVANPGQEDCNSDGIGDACQGVGDSDLDGVLDNCDNCPTVVNPGQEDCDADGQGDACESDCNSNNLPDHCEFNTQLAKLTAGGPVAVSGDTALVGDTVFVRTGGMWTQQQELTASDAALNDFFGRSVAVSGDTAVIGAYGDDHGGENDAGSAYVFIRTGGVWSQQAKLTASDAAEEDWFGVSVAVSGDTAVVGAYSDDHAGGTTAGSAYVFIRVNGDWTEQQKLTASDAAQDDRFGWSVAIAGDTAVVAAYFDDHLGRTDAGSAYVFVRSAGVWTQQQKLTASDAAAGDNFGGSVTLYGDTAVVGAIGDDHAGATEVGSAYVFTRTGGVWTQQQKLTASDAALDDLFGYSVALSGDSAVIGAVHDSLPGEPYAGSAYTFTRAGGVWTEQEKLILSDAEWGDNFGASVALSGDTVVVGTQEAFLGDVDAAYVFSFADCDADGTPDACEADADSDGDLDGCDNCINVANPGQEDCDSDGNGDACETDTDNDSVVDDCDNCPFVANPGQEDCNHDGTGNACETDTDGDGVENDCDNCDFVANPGQQNSDGDSLGDACDNCPFSPDECDPPQPNPMTFASPPALMGITSITMTATTATDATPPIRYRFECTSAAPGGTSSSWQIGLGYADTGLVPNESYSYRVAAQDSAPTLNQTAFSTEVSVSTPIETPQGLVTGVLQMDSVQLIALGTFNNLTVDQSGLYFDSLTPGGDTGLNLWVQGTTATATGLSPDTDYEFVVKARNRDGVETVFCEPISVHTYWLAGDCNNDGQFTVDSDLDCIVEALLGNETSPPGGAHRIDLNYNEITDGEDIQYIVDCLQYGGC, encoded by the coding sequence GTGTCGACGCGCATCATTCCTCGAATCGCAATTGCAATCCACTGTGCATTGTTCCTGACCACTTCCACTCTCGCCGGCCCCAACACCGACACTGACGGCGTCCCCGACGGTCTCTCGGCCTCGGATTGGTCCTCCATCCGCGCGGCCTACGACGCGAATCTTCATGCAGCCTTCGCGGTCGAGGGCGACTACCACGCCCACAACCCCGGCCAGCAATGGCAAACTCGCTTCGATGGTCGCGGCTTCGTGTCCACGCCCGACGCGGGAGGCTGGTCGTGGGGACTGGAGCTATCCTGCATGGGCCGCGAAGGCGCCGAACGCTCAATGAAAGAGCCGGCCCGCATTCAAGCCGATGGCCAACACGTCCGTTACGAATGGGATGATGAGCTGACCGAGTGGTACGTCAACGACGCTCGCGGCCTGGAACATGGTTACACGGTGCATCAAAGGCCGGATGGCGGCGCGGACTTATTGCGGTTCACACTGGCAGTACGCGGCAATCTGCACCCGCGTGTGGACCGTGACGGCCGGAGCGTGACCTTTTTCAGCGCGAGCGGCGAGGCCGTGGTGAACTACGGCGGACTGACGGCGCTGGATGCCGACTCCGCGCACGTCTCGGCCTGGTTCGAACAAGCAGGCGACAGTTTACGGCTGACAGTCGACGACAAGGGGGCGCGCTACCCGCTCGTCATCGACCCAGTCGCCCAGCAGGCCTATCTCAAGGCGTCGAACACCAATACGAACGATAACTTTGGTGTTGCCGTGGCAATATCGGGCGATACGGTCGTGATCGGAACGATAAGTGAGGATAGCGACGCCACGGGCGTGAATGGCAACCAAACCAACAACAATGCCGGCGATGCGGGCGCGGCGTACGTCTTCATCCGCAACGGTTCGACGTGGAGCCAGCAGGCCTACCTCAAGGCATCGAACACGGGTGCATCCGACAACTTTGGTTCCTCGCTGGCTCTGTCAGGTGACACCTTAGTGATCGGAGCGTCAGGCGAGGATAGCAGTGCGGTGGGCGTGGATGGCAACCAAGCCGACAACGGCGCCACAGGCTCAGGCGCGGCCTACGTCTTCGTTCGTAACGGAGCGACATGGACACAGCAGGCTTACCTCAAGGCGTCCAACACCGGGGCCAGTGATCGATTTGGTTCCTCGGTGGCCGTGTCGGGCGACACCATTGTGGTCGGGGCGCCTCTTGAGGACAGCAGCGCTGCGGGCGTGGATGGCAATCAAGCCGACAATAGTGCGAATGGTTCCGGCGCGGCCTACGTCTTCGTTCGCAACGGGGCGACATGGACCCAGCAGGCCTACCTCAAGGCATCAAACACCGAGGTGCAAGATCAGTTTGGATCCTCGGTGGGCCTGTCGGACGATACCATAGCGGTCGGGGCGCTCCTCGAAGATAGCAACGCCACGGGCGTAGATGGCAACCAAGGCGACAATAGTGCTTTCGGTTCCGGCGCGGCCTACGTTTTCGTCCGCAGCGGCACGACCTGGAGCCAGCAAGCCTACCTGAAGGCCTCAAACACTGAAGCAAATGATGGCTTCGGCGGCTCCGTCGCCGTGTCGGCGCAGACGGTGGTTGTCGGCGCGGCAAACGAGTCCAGCATCGCCACGGGAGTGAATGGAAACCAGGCCGACAACAGTGCCTCGGCTTCCGGCGCGGCATACGTCTTTTTCCGTAACGGCACGACGTGGGCGCAGCAGGCCTACCTCAAGGCGTCAAACACCGGTGCGAGCGACAATTTTGGCCGGGCGGTGGGTGCGTCGGGCGACACAGTGGTAGTCGGGGCGATGTTTGAGGACAGTATCGCCACGGGCGTGGATGGCAACCAGAACAATAACGACGCTCAAGTTTCCGGTGCAGCATACGTTTTCGTCCGCAACGACACAATTTGGAATCAGAAGGCTTATCTCAAGGCGTCGAACACCGAGCCTGGTGACCAGTTTGGCTATTCGGTAGCGGTGAGCGGCGACAACGTGGTGGTCGGTGCGCTTCTCGAGGACAGCAATGCAGTCGGAGTAAACGGCAACCAAGCTAACAACAGTGGCTCTCAATCAGGCGCGGCCTACGTCTTCGTCTGCGTGGGACTCGACACCGACAGCGACGGCCACGGCGATACCTGCGATAACTGTCCGACCGTCTTCAATCCCGGCCAGGTGGATTGCGACGGCGATGGCACGGGTGATGCCTGCGACCCGGAACCTTACCCTGACACCGACAGTGACGGCTTCGTGGATCCCTGCGACAACTGTCCGACCGTTTTCAACCCCGGCCAGGAAGATTGCAACAGCGATGAAACGGGCGATGCCTGCGAGACGCATAGTGATGGTGACGGTATAGAAGACGACTGCGACAACTGCGACCTCGTCGCGAACCCCGGCCAGGAGGATTGCAACAGCGATGGGATCGGCGATGCCTGCCAGGGGGTCGGCGATAGCGACCTTGATGGCGTGCTGGACAACTGCGACAACTGCCCGACCGTCGTTAACCCCGGCCAGGAAGACTGCGATGCCGACGGCCAGGGCGATGCCTGTGAGTCCGACTGCAATTCCAACAATCTGCCCGATCATTGTGAATTCAACACACAGCTTGCCAAACTGACCGCCGGGGGCCCGGTCGCGGTCTCCGGCGACACAGCGCTGGTCGGGGACACCGTCTTCGTCCGTACCGGTGGAATGTGGACCCAGCAGCAAGAGCTGACCGCCTCGGATGCCGCATTGAATGACTTCTTCGGTCGGTCGGTCGCTGTCTCCGGCGACACGGCAGTGATCGGGGCCTACGGTGACGACCACGGGGGTGAGAACGACGCCGGCTCGGCCTACGTCTTCATCCGCACGGGAGGCGTTTGGTCCCAACAAGCCAAGCTGACCGCTTCGGACGCAGCCGAGGAGGACTGGTTCGGCGTTTCAGTCGCGGTCTCCGGCGATACGGCAGTGGTCGGGGCGTACTCTGATGACCACGCGGGCGGGACAACCGCCGGCTCAGCCTATGTCTTCATACGTGTCAATGGCGATTGGACCGAGCAGCAAAAGCTGACCGCCTCGGACGCGGCCCAGGACGACCGGTTTGGCTGGTCGGTTGCGATCGCCGGCGACACGGCGGTGGTAGCGGCGTACTTCGATGACCATTTGGGCAGGACCGACGCCGGCTCGGCCTATGTCTTTGTCCGCTCCGCCGGTGTCTGGACCCAACAGCAAAAGCTGACCGCTTCGGACGCGGCGGCGGGAGATAACTTCGGAGGCTCCGTAACCCTCTACGGCGACACGGCGGTGGTCGGCGCGATCGGTGATGACCACGCGGGCGCGACCGAGGTCGGCTCGGCTTACGTCTTCACCCGCACGGGAGGCGTGTGGACCCAGCAGCAAAAGCTGACCGCCTCGGACGCGGCCCTGGATGATTTGTTCGGTTACTCGGTCGCGCTCTCCGGGGACTCGGCGGTGATCGGTGCGGTCCATGATAGTCTTCCGGGTGAGCCCTACGCCGGTTCAGCCTACACCTTCACCCGCGCCGGCGGCGTGTGGACCGAGCAGGAAAAATTGATCCTTTCGGATGCGGAATGGGGAGACAACTTCGGCGCCTCGGTTGCGCTCTCCGGCGATACGGTGGTAGTCGGAACGCAGGAGGCTTTCCTCGGCGACGTCGACGCGGCCTATGTCTTCAGCTTCGCCGACTGCGATGCCGACGGCACGCCCGATGCTTGCGAGGCGGACGCCGACTCTGACGGAGACCTCGACGGTTGCGACAACTGCATTAATGTGGCCAACCCCGGCCAGGAAGATTGCGACAGCGATGGCAACGGCGATGCCTGCGAAACTGACACCGACAACGACAGCGTGGTGGACGACTGCGACAACTGCCCATTCGTGGCCAACCCTGGCCAGGAAGATTGCAACCACGATGGCACGGGCAATGCCTGCGAGACGGATACTGATGGTGATGGCGTAGAAAACGACTGCGACAACTGCGACTTCGTTGCCAACCCCGGCCAACAGAATTCGGACGGCGACAGCCTCGGTGATGCCTGCGACAATTGTCCTTTTAGCCCCGACGAATGTGATCCGCCCCAGCCCAATCCGATGACCTTCGCATCGCCTCCCGCGCTAATGGGAATAACGTCCATAACGATGACCGCTACCACGGCGACCGACGCCACCCCGCCGATCCGATACCGGTTCGAATGTACGAGCGCAGCGCCGGGAGGAACGAGCAGCTCCTGGCAAATTGGCCTGGGCTACGCCGACACCGGTTTAGTCCCGAACGAATCCTATTCATACCGCGTGGCCGCCCAGGACAGTGCGCCGACACTTAATCAAACGGCGTTTTCGACGGAGGTGAGCGTGTCAACGCCCATCGAAACGCCCCAGGGCCTGGTGACCGGCGTGCTGCAGATGGACTCCGTACAACTGATCGCCCTGGGCACATTTAACAATCTCACCGTGGACCAATCGGGCCTCTACTTCGATTCGCTCACCCCTGGCGGTGACACGGGCCTGAATCTCTGGGTGCAGGGGACGACGGCGACGGCGACGGGCCTCTCTCCGGACACCGACTACGAGTTCGTGGTCAAGGCCCGCAACCGCGACGGCGTCGAGACGGTGTTTTGCGAACCCATCTCCGTGCACACGTACTGGCTGGCCGGGGACTGCAACAACGACGGACAATTCACGGTCGATAGCGACTTGGATTGCATCGTGGAGGCGCTGTTGGGCAACGAAACCAGCCCGCCGGGCGGCGCACACCGGATCGACCTGAACTACAACGAGATCACCGACGGCGAAGACATCCAGTACATCGTTGATTGCCTGCAATACGGCGGCTGCTGA
- a CDS encoding DUF6265 family protein gives MYRPRMKFSLGTSLLAALALALIAAAALAWPPEEPAKSKSGPGGPVKFEKLRWMTGAWRCADPKEPLEEHWTEARNGVMVGMSRIGDDPERTIYEIILIEDRAPQPLMSIRHFGKGLSVRDKRVVNFKLTKADDKEAVFDDPYNDFPSKIIYRLASENKLLVRLENKDNSRSKEFPMQRIKP, from the coding sequence ATGTATCGTCCCCGGATGAAGTTTTCCCTCGGTACGTCCCTCCTCGCCGCGCTGGCCCTCGCGCTCATCGCCGCCGCCGCGCTCGCCTGGCCACCCGAGGAACCCGCCAAGTCGAAGAGCGGCCCTGGCGGACCGGTCAAGTTCGAGAAACTCCGTTGGATGACCGGCGCCTGGCGCTGCGCCGATCCCAAGGAGCCGCTCGAGGAGCACTGGACCGAAGCCCGCAACGGCGTCATGGTCGGCATGTCCCGCATCGGCGACGACCCCGAGCGCACGATCTACGAGATCATCCTCATCGAGGACCGCGCCCCGCAGCCCCTCATGTCCATCCGCCACTTCGGCAAGGGCCTGTCCGTCCGCGACAAACGCGTCGTCAACTTCAAGCTGACCAAGGCGGACGACAAGGAAGCCGTCTTCGACGACCCCTACAACGACTTCCCCTCCAAGATCATCTACCGCCTCGCCAGCGAGAATAAGCTCCTGGTCCGCCTGGAAAACAAGGACAACTCCCGGTCGAAGGAATTCCCGATGCAGCGGATCAAACCGTAG